From the Agromyces laixinhei genome, the window GAGGCCGAGCCCGGGCCCGGGCCCGAGCCCGAGGCTGAACCCGAGCCCGAGGCTGAGCCCGCCTCGCCCGCTGATCAGGCTCAGGCAGCAGCGCCAGAGGAATCGGCCCCCCGCCATGTCGACTGATCGCCCGGGCCGACTCGGCGTCGGCACGATCGGCGCCGGCCGCGTCGGCGCGGTGCTGGCCTCGGCGCTCGCCGGTGCCGGGCACGCGCTCACCGGCATCGCCGCGGTCAGTGACGCGAGCCGCGATCGGGCCGCCACGATGCTGCCCTCGGTGCCGGTACTGCCGATCCCCGAGATCATCGAGCGCAGCGAACTCGTGCTGCTCGCGGTGCCCGAGCCCGAGCTCGTGCCGCTCGTCGCCGGTCTCGCCGAGGCCGGCGCGTGGCGGCCGGGTCAGCTCGTGCTGCACACCGTCGCACGGTTCGGCACGGGCGTGCTCGACCCTGCACGTGCGGCGGGCGCGATCCCGCTCGCGGTGCACCCCGCCATGAGCTTCACCGGAACGAGCATCGATCTCGCACGTCTGCCGGGCACGTGGTTCGCCGTCACGGCGCCCGCGCCGGTGCTGCCGATCGGGCAGGCGCTCGTCGTCGAGATGGGCGGCGAGCCGTTCGTCGTGGCCGAGCACGACCGCGCGGCATACGGCGAGGCGATCGACACCGCCGTCTCGTTCTCGACGTCGATCGTCGATCAGGCCAGCGGTCTCCTCGACGGCATCGGCGTCGGCCGGCCCGGAGCCGTGCTCGCCCCGCTCGTGCGCAGCGCCGTCGAGAACGCACTCGCCCGGCACGACAGCGGCGCCGACAGTGCCGACATGATCGACGCCGACATGATCGACGCCGACACGATCGACGACGCAGATTCCGACCGGCGGATGTGGGGTGGCGCGTGACCGAGTCCGTATTCGACATTCGTGTCGTGCCGACCATCGCCGAACTGCGCGAGCGGCTCGCCGAGCGACGGGCGGCCGGGGCATCCGTCGCTCTCGTGCCCACCATGGGCGCGCTGCACGCCGGCCACCTGGCGCTCGTGGCCCGCGCCCGCGAGCTCGCCGACGTCGTCGTCGTGTCGATCTTCGTGAATCCGTTGCAGTTCGGCCCGGGTGAAGACCTCGACCGTTACCCGCGTACCCTCGAGGCCGATGTCTCCGCGCTCGCGGGGCTCGGGGTCGCGTTCGTGTTCACGCCGTCGGTCGCCGAGATGTATCCGAACGGGCCGACCGGCACGACGCTCAGTGCCGGCGAGGTGGGTTCCCTCTACGAGGGCGCATCGCGACCGGGCCACTTCGACGGCATGCTGACCGTCGTCGGCAAGCTGCTCAACATCGTGCGGCCCGACGTGGCGGTCTTCGGGCAGAAGGACGCCCAGCAGATCTTCCTCGTGCGTCGCATGGTCGAAGACCTCGACGTGCCGACCGCGATCGACGCCGTGCCGA encodes:
- a CDS encoding Rossmann-like and DUF2520 domain-containing protein, coding for MSTDRPGRLGVGTIGAGRVGAVLASALAGAGHALTGIAAVSDASRDRAATMLPSVPVLPIPEIIERSELVLLAVPEPELVPLVAGLAEAGAWRPGQLVLHTVARFGTGVLDPARAAGAIPLAVHPAMSFTGTSIDLARLPGTWFAVTAPAPVLPIGQALVVEMGGEPFVVAEHDRAAYGEAIDTAVSFSTSIVDQASGLLDGIGVGRPGAVLAPLVRSAVENALARHDSGADSADMIDADMIDADTIDDADSDRRMWGGA
- the panC gene encoding pantoate--beta-alanine ligase; this encodes MTESVFDIRVVPTIAELRERLAERRAAGASVALVPTMGALHAGHLALVARARELADVVVVSIFVNPLQFGPGEDLDRYPRTLEADVSALAGLGVAFVFTPSVAEMYPNGPTGTTLSAGEVGSLYEGASRPGHFDGMLTVVGKLLNIVRPDVAVFGQKDAQQIFLVRRMVEDLDVPTAIDAVPTVREADGLALSSRNRFLDPGQRAAALTLIEALRAADAAAPEGLAEVLAEGAAAFGDHDEVTLDYLVVVDPETFLPVADGARGPAVVLVAARVGATRLIDNAAITLG